In Stigmatopora nigra isolate UIUO_SnigA chromosome 2, RoL_Snig_1.1, whole genome shotgun sequence, a single window of DNA contains:
- the LOC144213565 gene encoding bromodomain-containing protein 1-like isoform X2 yields MKKKARYQRPAALKRESSPIKPSPNRETLTYAQAQRMVELEVDGRVHRLSIFDKLDVITDDDPTAQEILECNSNKENSEKPQQVLVRSVRLKNSQRKKNAALAPPQGTAHTPAALLEPNVRTVEYNLPVVPKRPAAYYTYTERAEEDLDEEVEYDMDEEDYAWLELLNEKRRSEGISQVSSNLFEFLMDRFEKESYATTQGQSEAQSLVDEDAVCCVCMDGDGADSNVILFCDSCNIAVHQECYGVPYIPEGQWLCRHCLQRPARPADCVFCPNRGGALKKTDDGRWGHVACALWVPEVGFSDTVFIEPIDGVCNIPPARWKLTCYLCKEKGVGACIQCDRVNCYAAFHVSCAQKAGLFMKMEPIKEETPPGTFSVKKTAYCCSHTPDGCDRRPLNVYKEHHPKNGACHKRTERRGRARAKAWYKKRSKRAEPPPEPQPEPGGPGSSGPSITASSLDTILNQVAVQRKRPFVERVLSYWVLKRQSRNNVPLIRRLQANPPQTPKSSSTERAETNKELKEQLKEWHRLRHDLERARLLLELIRKREKLKREEMKLQQSALEVQLTPFNILLRAVLSQLQQKDHYNVFAQPVSPKEVPDYMDHIEHPMDFSTMRSRIDNHAYRNLDDFEADFDLVIANCMKYNAKETFFYKVAQRMQDHGGVILRRARKEIERIGFDFPSGLLLADAPKVEVPSPFTWEEVDHLLTPSYRRLTPLEDQLKELLEKLDLSTAMKNSPSRSKRLKLLKKSIMEVRSEMGLKKSLLPTEPAGERPPPEPSESVPALEVNASTPPTLEAPLELMQSDVPSPPPDLGPPSLKPVEHTLTKPGDITCTSATSVTCPKLNGHLPNGDEAEEQNNVLLCTSKSVSPQNPPKAKEVSAAPSQSPPSPLGTKTFLSVVIPRLETLLLPKKRPRSSSVDGDDDEESPIKRLGTGITNGFVVEEEEEETSLPRLLEPRRRCASESSISSGGSVLSGASTAGASKSGKGRPAAPRRNTVDEKSALTSCAENGDLSHAVNMSSDHGPSSTEEEEAVPPRGGGTSPPAAGRATNRRADAVQVRRETLPRPLLRQQAQLAMAS; encoded by the exons ATGAAGAAAAAAGCCCGCTACCAGCGCCCGGCGGCGCTAAAAAGGGAATCGTCACCGATCAAGCCGTCACCCAACCGGGAGACGTTGACATACGCGCAGGCCCAACGTATGGTGGAGCTGGAAGTGGACGGCCGCGTGCACCGGCTGAGCATCTTCGACAAGCTGGACGTCATCACCGACGACGACCCGACAGCGCAGGAGATCCTGGAGTGTAACAGCAATAAGGAGAACAGCGAGAAGCCCCAGCAGGTCTTGGTGCGCTCGGTGCGCCTCAAAAACAGCCAGCGCAAGAAGAACGCTGCACTGGCGCCCCCGCAAGGCACCGCGCACACCCCCGCCGCCCTGCTGGAACCTAATGTGAGGACAGTGGAGTACAATTTGCCTGTGGTACCCAAGAGGCCAGCTgcatactatacatatacagaGCGGGCAGAGGAGGACCTGGATGAGGAAGTGGAGTACGACATGGACGAGGAGGACTACGCCTGGCTGGAGCTGCTCAACGAGAAGCGCCGGAGCGAGGGCATCAGCCAAGTGTCCAGTAACCTGTTCGAGTTCCTCATGGACCGCTTCGAGAAGGAGTCGTATGCTACCACTCAGGGTCAGAGCGAAGCGCAGTCGCTGGTGGACGAGGACGCCGTGTGTTGCGTGTGCATGGACGGCGACGGCGCCGACAGCAACGTCATCCTCTTCTGTGACTCCTGCAACATCGCCGTGCACCAGGAGTGCTATGGCGTCCCCTACATCCCCGAGGGCCAGTGGCTATGCCGACATTGTCTACAACGCCCGGCGCGGCCTGCTGACTGTGTTTTCTGCCCCAACCGCGGAGGCGCCCTCAAGAAGACGGACGACGGTCGATGGGGCCACGTGGCCTGCGCCCTGTGGGTACCTGAGGTGGGCTTTTCAGACACTGTGTTTATTGAGCCCATTGACGGCGTCTGCAACATCCCACCTGCCCGCTGGAAGTTAACGTGCTACCTCTGTAAGGAGAAAGGGGTGGGCGCCTGCATCCAGTGTGACCGCGTGAACTGCTATGCCGCCTTTCATGTCAGCTGTGCTCAGAAGGCAGGCCTCTTTATGAAAATGGAACCCATCAAAGAAGAGACACCCCCGGGCACCTTCTCTGTCAAGAAAACGGCATACTGCTGCAGCCACACGCCAGACGGCTGCGACCGACGCCCACTCAACGTTTATAAGGAGCACCACCCCAAGAACGGCGCCTGCCACAAACGCACGGAACGGCGCGGCAGGGCTCGTGCCAAGGCTTGGTACAAGAAGCGCAGCAAGCGGGCGGAGCCCCCGCCCGAACCCCAACCTGAGCCAGGGGGCCCCGGCAGCTCTGGACCCAGTATCACAGCCTCCAG TTTGGACACGATCCTGAACCAAGTGGCAGTCCAGAGGAAACGTCCATTTGTGGAACGTGTTCTCAGCTACTGGGTGCTAAAGCGGCAATCCAGGAACAATGTGCCACTCATTCGTCGCCTGCAGGCCAATCCACCTCAAACCCCTAAATCCTCGTCAACG GAACGCGCGGAGACCAACAAAGAGCTTAAAGAGCAGCTAAAGGAGTGGCACCGACTCAGACATGACCTGGAGCGAGCGCGATTGCTGCTGGAGCTCATCAGGAAGAGAGAGAAGCTCAAGAGGGAGGAG ATGAAGCTGCAGCAATCGGCGCTAGAGGTGCAGTTAACGCCCTTCAACATCTTGCTGAGGGCTGTGCTTAGCCAGCTGCAGCAGAAGGACCACTACAATGTCTTTGCCCAGCCTGTCAGCCCCAAGGAG GTCCCAGACTACATGGACCACATCGAGCATCCAATGGACTTCTCCACCATGAGGTCACGCATCGACAACCATGCCTACCGCAACCTGGATGACTTTGAGGCTGACTTTGATCTGGTCATTGCCAACTGCATGAAGTACAACGCCAAGGAGACTTTCTTCTACAAGGTGGCCCAGAGGATGCAGGACCATGGAGGAGTAATCTTGCGCCGTGCCCGCAAGGAGATTGAAAGGATTGGCTTCGACTTCCCTAGCGGCCTGTTGCTTGCTGACGCCCCCAAAGTGGAGGTGCCTTCCCCCTTCACTTGGGAGGAAG TGGACCATCTGCTGACCCCCTCCTACCGTCGCCTGACGCCACTGGAGGATCAGTTAAAGGAACTCCTGGAAAAGCTGGACCTCAGCACGGCCATGAAGAACAGTCCGTCTCGTAGCAAGAGGCTCAAGCTCCTCAAGAAGTCCATCATGGAGGTCCGAAGTGAGATGGGCCTCAAAAAATCTCTACTGCCGACAGAACCGGCCGGAGAGAGACCCCCTCCTGAACCTTCGGAGTCTGTCCCAGCTCTGGAGGTGAACGCTTCCACTCCTCCGACGTTAGAAGCGCCGCTGGAATTGATGCAATCAGATGTGCCGTCGCCACCACCTGACTTGGGACCACCATCCTTGAAGCCGGTGGAGCACACCCTCACCAAGCCAGGCGACATCACTTGCACCTCAGCTACCTCAGTAACTTGCCCTAAGCTCAATGGGCACCTCCCCAATGGCGACGAAGCCGAGGAACAGAACAATGTCCTATTGTGCACATCCAAGAGCGTCAGCCCGCAGAACCCACCCAAAGCCAAGGAGGTTTCCGCCGCCCCCTCGCAGTCCCCGCCCTCGCCGTTGGGCACCAAAACCTTCCTTTCAGTGGTCATCCCTCGACTGGAGACCCTCTTGCTGCCCAAGAAGCGGCCGAGGAGTAGCAGTGTCGACGGTGACGACGATGAGGAGTCGCCCATCAAGCGTCTGGGAACAG GGATTACCAATGGTTTTGTggttgaggaagaggaggaggaaaccTCGCTGCCTCGATTACTAGAACCTCGACGCCGCTGCGCATCTGAGTCCAGTATCTCTTCGGGAGGCAGTGTCCTGTCTGGCGCCAG TACTGCGGGGGCCTCGAAAAGCGGCAAAGGGCGACCGGCGGCACCCCGACGCAACACGGTGGATGAGAAAAGTGCTCTAACGTCCTGCGCTGAGAATGGCGATCTCAGCCATGCTGTCAATATGTCGTCAG ATCATGGACCCTCGAGcaccgaggaggaggaggcggtacCACCACGGGGCGGTGGAACTTCCCCTCCCGCCGCTGGACGTGCTACGAACCGGCGAGCGGATGCAGTTCAGGTCCGCCGAGAAACTCTTCCTCGTCCACTTCTTCGACAGCAAGCGCAGCTG GCAATGGCTTCCTAA
- the LOC144213565 gene encoding bromodomain-containing protein 1-like isoform X1, translating into MKKKARYQRPAALKRESSPIKPSPNRETLTYAQAQRMVELEVDGRVHRLSIFDKLDVITDDDPTAQEILECNSNKENSEKPQQVLVRSVRLKNSQRKKNAALAPPQGTAHTPAALLEPNVRTVEYNLPVVPKRPAAYYTYTERAEEDLDEEVEYDMDEEDYAWLELLNEKRRSEGISQVSSNLFEFLMDRFEKESYATTQGQSEAQSLVDEDAVCCVCMDGDGADSNVILFCDSCNIAVHQECYGVPYIPEGQWLCRHCLQRPARPADCVFCPNRGGALKKTDDGRWGHVACALWVPEVGFSDTVFIEPIDGVCNIPPARWKLTCYLCKEKGVGACIQCDRVNCYAAFHVSCAQKAGLFMKMEPIKEETPPGTFSVKKTAYCCSHTPDGCDRRPLNVYKEHHPKNGACHKRTERRGRARAKAWYKKRSKRAEPPPEPQPEPGGPGSSGPSITASSLDTILNQVAVQRKRPFVERVLSYWVLKRQSRNNVPLIRRLQANPPQTPKSSSTERAETNKELKEQLKEWHRLRHDLERARLLLELIRKREKLKREEMKLQQSALEVQLTPFNILLRAVLSQLQQKDHYNVFAQPVSPKEVPDYMDHIEHPMDFSTMRSRIDNHAYRNLDDFEADFDLVIANCMKYNAKETFFYKVAQRMQDHGGVILRRARKEIERIGFDFPSGLLLADAPKVEVPSPFTWEEVDHLLTPSYRRLTPLEDQLKELLEKLDLSTAMKNSPSRSKRLKLLKKSIMEVRSEMGLKKSLLPTEPAGERPPPEPSESVPALEVNASTPPTLEAPLELMQSDVPSPPPDLGPPSLKPVEHTLTKPGDITCTSATSVTCPKLNGHLPNGDEAEEQNNVLLCTSKSVSPQNPPKAKEVSAAPSQSPPSPLGTKTFLSVVIPRLETLLLPKKRPRSSSVDGDDDEESPIKRLGTGITNGFVVEEEEEETSLPRLLEPRRRCASESSISSGGSVLSGASTAGASKSGKGRPAAPRRNTVDEKSALTSCAENGDLSHAVNMSSEAWKPSAIFPFVVEPLKLVWAKCSGYPSYPALIMDPRAPRRRRRYHHGAVELPLPPLDVLRTGERMQFRSAEKLFLVHFFDSKRSWQWLPKSKMSPFGVDRNLDRIKLLESGRSHLQKSVRRAFERAMKHLKDGAASGQREGVSATEH; encoded by the exons ATGAAGAAAAAAGCCCGCTACCAGCGCCCGGCGGCGCTAAAAAGGGAATCGTCACCGATCAAGCCGTCACCCAACCGGGAGACGTTGACATACGCGCAGGCCCAACGTATGGTGGAGCTGGAAGTGGACGGCCGCGTGCACCGGCTGAGCATCTTCGACAAGCTGGACGTCATCACCGACGACGACCCGACAGCGCAGGAGATCCTGGAGTGTAACAGCAATAAGGAGAACAGCGAGAAGCCCCAGCAGGTCTTGGTGCGCTCGGTGCGCCTCAAAAACAGCCAGCGCAAGAAGAACGCTGCACTGGCGCCCCCGCAAGGCACCGCGCACACCCCCGCCGCCCTGCTGGAACCTAATGTGAGGACAGTGGAGTACAATTTGCCTGTGGTACCCAAGAGGCCAGCTgcatactatacatatacagaGCGGGCAGAGGAGGACCTGGATGAGGAAGTGGAGTACGACATGGACGAGGAGGACTACGCCTGGCTGGAGCTGCTCAACGAGAAGCGCCGGAGCGAGGGCATCAGCCAAGTGTCCAGTAACCTGTTCGAGTTCCTCATGGACCGCTTCGAGAAGGAGTCGTATGCTACCACTCAGGGTCAGAGCGAAGCGCAGTCGCTGGTGGACGAGGACGCCGTGTGTTGCGTGTGCATGGACGGCGACGGCGCCGACAGCAACGTCATCCTCTTCTGTGACTCCTGCAACATCGCCGTGCACCAGGAGTGCTATGGCGTCCCCTACATCCCCGAGGGCCAGTGGCTATGCCGACATTGTCTACAACGCCCGGCGCGGCCTGCTGACTGTGTTTTCTGCCCCAACCGCGGAGGCGCCCTCAAGAAGACGGACGACGGTCGATGGGGCCACGTGGCCTGCGCCCTGTGGGTACCTGAGGTGGGCTTTTCAGACACTGTGTTTATTGAGCCCATTGACGGCGTCTGCAACATCCCACCTGCCCGCTGGAAGTTAACGTGCTACCTCTGTAAGGAGAAAGGGGTGGGCGCCTGCATCCAGTGTGACCGCGTGAACTGCTATGCCGCCTTTCATGTCAGCTGTGCTCAGAAGGCAGGCCTCTTTATGAAAATGGAACCCATCAAAGAAGAGACACCCCCGGGCACCTTCTCTGTCAAGAAAACGGCATACTGCTGCAGCCACACGCCAGACGGCTGCGACCGACGCCCACTCAACGTTTATAAGGAGCACCACCCCAAGAACGGCGCCTGCCACAAACGCACGGAACGGCGCGGCAGGGCTCGTGCCAAGGCTTGGTACAAGAAGCGCAGCAAGCGGGCGGAGCCCCCGCCCGAACCCCAACCTGAGCCAGGGGGCCCCGGCAGCTCTGGACCCAGTATCACAGCCTCCAG TTTGGACACGATCCTGAACCAAGTGGCAGTCCAGAGGAAACGTCCATTTGTGGAACGTGTTCTCAGCTACTGGGTGCTAAAGCGGCAATCCAGGAACAATGTGCCACTCATTCGTCGCCTGCAGGCCAATCCACCTCAAACCCCTAAATCCTCGTCAACG GAACGCGCGGAGACCAACAAAGAGCTTAAAGAGCAGCTAAAGGAGTGGCACCGACTCAGACATGACCTGGAGCGAGCGCGATTGCTGCTGGAGCTCATCAGGAAGAGAGAGAAGCTCAAGAGGGAGGAG ATGAAGCTGCAGCAATCGGCGCTAGAGGTGCAGTTAACGCCCTTCAACATCTTGCTGAGGGCTGTGCTTAGCCAGCTGCAGCAGAAGGACCACTACAATGTCTTTGCCCAGCCTGTCAGCCCCAAGGAG GTCCCAGACTACATGGACCACATCGAGCATCCAATGGACTTCTCCACCATGAGGTCACGCATCGACAACCATGCCTACCGCAACCTGGATGACTTTGAGGCTGACTTTGATCTGGTCATTGCCAACTGCATGAAGTACAACGCCAAGGAGACTTTCTTCTACAAGGTGGCCCAGAGGATGCAGGACCATGGAGGAGTAATCTTGCGCCGTGCCCGCAAGGAGATTGAAAGGATTGGCTTCGACTTCCCTAGCGGCCTGTTGCTTGCTGACGCCCCCAAAGTGGAGGTGCCTTCCCCCTTCACTTGGGAGGAAG TGGACCATCTGCTGACCCCCTCCTACCGTCGCCTGACGCCACTGGAGGATCAGTTAAAGGAACTCCTGGAAAAGCTGGACCTCAGCACGGCCATGAAGAACAGTCCGTCTCGTAGCAAGAGGCTCAAGCTCCTCAAGAAGTCCATCATGGAGGTCCGAAGTGAGATGGGCCTCAAAAAATCTCTACTGCCGACAGAACCGGCCGGAGAGAGACCCCCTCCTGAACCTTCGGAGTCTGTCCCAGCTCTGGAGGTGAACGCTTCCACTCCTCCGACGTTAGAAGCGCCGCTGGAATTGATGCAATCAGATGTGCCGTCGCCACCACCTGACTTGGGACCACCATCCTTGAAGCCGGTGGAGCACACCCTCACCAAGCCAGGCGACATCACTTGCACCTCAGCTACCTCAGTAACTTGCCCTAAGCTCAATGGGCACCTCCCCAATGGCGACGAAGCCGAGGAACAGAACAATGTCCTATTGTGCACATCCAAGAGCGTCAGCCCGCAGAACCCACCCAAAGCCAAGGAGGTTTCCGCCGCCCCCTCGCAGTCCCCGCCCTCGCCGTTGGGCACCAAAACCTTCCTTTCAGTGGTCATCCCTCGACTGGAGACCCTCTTGCTGCCCAAGAAGCGGCCGAGGAGTAGCAGTGTCGACGGTGACGACGATGAGGAGTCGCCCATCAAGCGTCTGGGAACAG GGATTACCAATGGTTTTGTggttgaggaagaggaggaggaaaccTCGCTGCCTCGATTACTAGAACCTCGACGCCGCTGCGCATCTGAGTCCAGTATCTCTTCGGGAGGCAGTGTCCTGTCTGGCGCCAG TACTGCGGGGGCCTCGAAAAGCGGCAAAGGGCGACCGGCGGCACCCCGACGCAACACGGTGGATGAGAAAAGTGCTCTAACGTCCTGCGCTGAGAATGGCGATCTCAGCCATGCTGTCAATATGTCGTCAG AGGCGTGGAAGCCCTCGGCCATCTTCCCCTTTGTTGTGGAGCCTCTTAAGCTAGTTTGGGCTAAGTGTAGTGGATATCCCTCCTATCCCGCCCTG ATCATGGACCCTCGAGcaccgaggaggaggaggcggtacCACCACGGGGCGGTGGAACTTCCCCTCCCGCCGCTGGACGTGCTACGAACCGGCGAGCGGATGCAGTTCAGGTCCGCCGAGAAACTCTTCCTCGTCCACTTCTTCGACAGCAAGCGCAGCTG GCAATGGCTTCCTAAATCCAAGATGTCTCCATTCGGTGTAGACCGCAATCTGGACCGTATCAAGCTGCTGGAGTCTGGCCGCTCTCACCTGCAAAAGTCAGTGCGGCGAGCCTTCGAACGGGCCATGAAGCACCTCAAAGACGGCGCCGCCAGCGGCCAGCGGGAGGGCGTGTCGGCAACTGAACACTAA